Proteins from one Rhizobium sp. CB3090 genomic window:
- the ugpC gene encoding sn-glycerol-3-phosphate ABC transporter ATP-binding protein UgpC, translating to MTSLELRQINKNYGGYHALRGIDLTVEQGEFIVMVGPSGCGKSTLLKTIAGLEGISSGQILINGRDVSKEEPGDRGIAMVFQSYALYPHMTVAENMGFGLRMAKRPKAEIDAAVARAAKILRITDQLEKRPKQLSGGQRQRVAIGRAITRSPDVFLFDEPLSNLDAALRTQMRVELSSLHAELGATMVYVTHDQVEAMTMASRIVVLNQGVIEQVGSPLELYRNPENLFVAGFLGAPRMNFLAVTVDEVSGRDVRVSAPGIVPLTVELSDGVTLQKGADLTLGVRPENISIVTDVAHGGAIEGQVQLVEHLGRETILYVDAGSLRTIASESGTGNITVQLSYVAPFTSGQSVALKLDARELYLFSPNGGRTISARKTIIDK from the coding sequence ATGACCAGTCTCGAACTGCGACAGATCAACAAGAATTACGGCGGATACCATGCTTTGCGCGGGATCGACCTTACCGTCGAGCAGGGTGAGTTCATCGTCATGGTCGGGCCTTCCGGCTGCGGCAAGTCGACCTTGCTCAAGACGATCGCCGGCCTGGAAGGGATTTCGTCCGGCCAGATCCTGATCAATGGCCGCGACGTCAGCAAGGAAGAGCCGGGGGATCGCGGCATCGCCATGGTCTTCCAGTCCTATGCGCTTTACCCGCATATGACGGTGGCGGAGAACATGGGGTTTGGCCTGCGTATGGCCAAACGACCCAAGGCCGAAATCGATGCCGCCGTTGCACGCGCCGCCAAGATCCTGCGCATCACCGATCAGCTTGAAAAGCGGCCGAAGCAACTCTCCGGCGGTCAACGGCAGCGCGTTGCCATCGGCCGTGCCATTACCCGCTCTCCGGATGTGTTCCTCTTCGATGAACCGCTTTCGAATCTCGATGCGGCGCTCCGAACGCAGATGCGCGTCGAGCTCAGCAGCCTGCACGCGGAACTCGGTGCAACCATGGTCTACGTGACCCACGATCAGGTGGAAGCCATGACCATGGCGAGCCGCATCGTGGTGTTGAACCAAGGCGTGATCGAACAGGTGGGCTCGCCCCTGGAGCTCTATAGAAATCCCGAAAATCTCTTCGTTGCGGGCTTCCTTGGAGCCCCGAGAATGAACTTCCTTGCCGTAACCGTGGACGAGGTCTCGGGCCGGGACGTTCGGGTCTCTGCTCCCGGCATCGTGCCGTTGACGGTCGAATTGTCCGATGGCGTGACGCTGCAAAAGGGCGCCGATCTGACGCTGGGTGTCCGGCCGGAAAACATATCGATCGTCACCGATGTAGCCCACGGCGGCGCGATCGAAGGGCAGGTGCAACTGGTTGAGCACCTCGGCCGTGAAACCATCCTCTACGTCGACGCTGGCAGCCTGCGTACCATCGCCTCGGAAAGCGGCACCGGAAATATCACGGTGCAGCTCAGCTATGTCGCTCCGTTCACATCCGGCCAATCCGTGGCTTTGAAGCTCGACGCCAGGGAGCTTTATCTCTTCTCACCCAATGGCGGACGCACGATCAGCGCCCGCAAGACGATCATCGACAAATGA
- a CDS encoding carbohydrate ABC transporter permease — MYPRPIPETAIWQRRFYVLAVLLVLLLWLCPLFAIILTSFRSTTDVMSGNLWGWPTEIGVVDNYTAVFTQTPMAQYFLNSLTITIPSVIGVLVLSTLAGFVLSRYRFPGNMLIFALFVGGNFLPHQIMMIPVRDLMVRLNLIDTTAALIIFHVAFQTGFATLFMRNFIAALPDELFQAARAEGATPFQTLIHVAVPLVRPALAALAILIFTFIWNDYFWAVVLTVSDSVKPVTAGLANLRGEWVSAWNLISAGTIVVAVPPVIMFFLMQRHFIAGLTMGAVKG; from the coding sequence ATGTATCCTCGTCCTATTCCGGAAACGGCCATCTGGCAGCGACGGTTTTATGTCCTGGCGGTGCTACTTGTTCTCCTGCTCTGGCTCTGCCCTCTGTTTGCGATCATCCTGACGTCGTTCCGTTCAACGACCGATGTCATGAGCGGCAATCTGTGGGGATGGCCGACCGAAATCGGCGTGGTCGACAACTACACGGCGGTCTTCACCCAGACCCCGATGGCCCAGTATTTCCTGAACAGCCTGACGATCACTATTCCCTCGGTAATCGGCGTCCTTGTCCTGAGCACGCTCGCGGGCTTCGTTCTCTCCCGCTACCGCTTTCCGGGCAATATGCTGATCTTTGCCCTCTTCGTTGGCGGCAATTTCCTGCCGCATCAGATCATGATGATCCCTGTGCGCGATCTTATGGTACGGCTCAATCTGATCGATACGACCGCGGCGCTGATCATCTTCCATGTTGCTTTCCAGACGGGATTTGCAACGCTCTTCATGCGGAACTTCATCGCTGCCTTGCCCGATGAACTCTTTCAGGCCGCGCGCGCCGAAGGCGCAACGCCTTTCCAGACACTGATCCACGTTGCCGTGCCGCTGGTCCGGCCAGCTCTCGCTGCGTTGGCCATTCTGATCTTCACCTTCATCTGGAACGATTATTTCTGGGCGGTGGTGCTGACGGTCAGCGACTCGGTGAAGCCTGTGACTGCCGGTCTTGCCAATCTGCGCGGAGAATGGGTTTCGGCATGGAACCTCATCTCGGCAGGCACGATCGTCGTCGCCGTACCGCCCGTCATCATGTTCTTCCTCATGCAACGGCATTTCATCGCCGGTCTCACTATGGGGGCGGTCAAAGGATGA
- a CDS encoding sugar ABC transporter permease, with product MLMIWRRQRWWLTPTLLIAPAIILFFTVILLSAVRSVWISFHEWDGFGPMNWIGFGNYIELFNDPQFYISLKNNLIWLIMFMASPPLGLAIALLVNQKIRGMRFLKSLFFIPLVLASVTVGVVFTWVYTPEFGLLALIFKAFGATAPAVLSDEHFVTFAIVIAALWPQVTFCMVLYLAGLNNLSEELIGAGRVDGARGWNMLWHIVLPQLTQVTFIAIAVTVVGALRSFDMISVMTAGGPFGSSSVLAYQMYEQSIFSYRFGYGAAIASVLFVIMAVFITWYLSRIIRTEERGG from the coding sequence ATGTTGATGATTTGGCGCCGCCAACGTTGGTGGCTCACCCCTACTTTGCTTATTGCACCGGCGATCATACTCTTTTTCACGGTCATCCTGCTGTCAGCCGTGCGGAGCGTCTGGATCAGTTTTCACGAGTGGGACGGCTTCGGACCGATGAACTGGATCGGTTTTGGAAATTACATCGAGCTTTTCAACGACCCGCAATTTTACATTTCGCTGAAGAACAATCTGATCTGGCTGATCATGTTCATGGCCTCACCGCCGCTCGGGTTAGCCATAGCATTGCTGGTCAATCAGAAGATAAGGGGCATGCGCTTCCTGAAGTCCCTGTTCTTCATCCCGCTGGTCCTGGCTTCGGTCACGGTGGGGGTCGTGTTCACATGGGTCTACACGCCGGAGTTCGGACTGCTCGCCCTGATCTTCAAGGCATTCGGCGCAACCGCACCGGCCGTTCTTTCTGACGAGCATTTCGTGACATTTGCGATCGTCATCGCAGCGCTTTGGCCGCAGGTCACTTTCTGCATGGTTCTCTATCTCGCCGGGCTGAACAATCTGAGCGAGGAACTTATAGGTGCCGGCCGCGTGGACGGGGCGAGGGGATGGAACATGTTGTGGCACATCGTCCTGCCGCAACTGACGCAAGTAACCTTCATCGCCATAGCGGTGACGGTCGTCGGTGCGCTTCGATCCTTTGACATGATCTCGGTCATGACGGCCGGCGGCCCGTTCGGCTCGTCTTCGGTGCTTGCCTATCAGATGTACGAGCAGTCGATCTTCTCTTACCGCTTCGGCTACGGAGCGGCGATCGCATCCGTTCTTTTCGTGATCATGGCCGTCTTCATCACCTGGTACCTGTCACGCATCATTCGCACAGAAGAGAGAGGTGGCTGA
- a CDS encoding ABC transporter substrate-binding protein: MVHFKQIFPATRRNFLKGAGAASAAALAGGLSAPAIAQAQKVTVISAENNAEALAALKTIAENFGKEAGVSVVINNMDHEAHKTAIRNYLVAGAPDICTWFSGNRMRAFVKRGLFDDISDLFEKEKYKDVLGATAGTVTVDGKQYGLPTGGTLWGMFYRKDVFDQHGLTVPTTAEEFVAYGDKCKAAGLTPIAMGTKELWPAAGWFDQMNLRINGLDKHMALMNGEMSYLDPSLKPVFDQWEGMIKKEFFTANHTSFGWQEAAALLAQKKAGMMNLGAFLKSAFTAEDLPQLSYATFPVLDPKVGHFEEFSVNSIHIPANAKNKQGAREFLAYFYKPENLASYLEPGGNVPPRNDLPPSKDPLVNVAVETLKKLQGASQYYDRDSDPDMAQAGLVGFQEFMAKPDRRDAILQRLEGTRKRIYKL, encoded by the coding sequence ATGGTGCATTTTAAGCAAATCTTTCCGGCCACTCGCCGTAACTTCCTGAAAGGCGCAGGTGCCGCATCGGCGGCAGCTCTGGCAGGCGGCCTATCCGCGCCAGCAATTGCTCAGGCGCAGAAAGTCACGGTGATCTCGGCGGAAAACAATGCCGAGGCGCTTGCGGCGCTGAAGACGATCGCCGAGAACTTCGGGAAGGAAGCGGGGGTCAGCGTCGTCATCAACAACATGGATCACGAGGCCCACAAGACGGCCATTCGCAACTACCTTGTCGCCGGCGCGCCCGACATTTGCACGTGGTTTTCGGGCAATCGCATGCGTGCTTTCGTAAAGCGCGGCCTCTTCGACGATATTTCCGATCTGTTCGAAAAGGAAAAATACAAGGATGTGCTCGGTGCGACGGCGGGAACGGTCACCGTCGACGGCAAGCAATATGGCCTGCCGACGGGCGGCACCCTTTGGGGGATGTTCTATCGTAAGGATGTATTCGATCAGCATGGCCTGACGGTGCCGACGACGGCAGAGGAATTTGTGGCTTACGGTGACAAGTGCAAAGCCGCCGGTCTCACTCCGATCGCCATGGGCACCAAGGAGCTTTGGCCGGCTGCCGGTTGGTTCGATCAGATGAACCTGCGTATCAATGGCCTCGACAAGCACATGGCGCTGATGAACGGCGAGATGAGCTATCTTGATCCATCCTTAAAGCCGGTTTTCGATCAATGGGAAGGGATGATCAAGAAGGAGTTCTTCACCGCCAACCATACGTCGTTCGGCTGGCAGGAGGCCGCAGCACTGCTTGCCCAGAAAAAGGCCGGCATGATGAATCTGGGCGCCTTCCTGAAGTCCGCCTTCACCGCCGAGGACCTGCCGCAACTGTCTTATGCCACCTTCCCGGTTCTGGACCCGAAGGTCGGTCACTTCGAAGAGTTCTCGGTCAATTCGATCCACATTCCTGCCAACGCGAAGAACAAGCAGGGCGCTCGCGAATTCCTCGCCTACTTCTACAAGCCGGAAAATCTCGCGTCCTATTTGGAGCCAGGCGGAAACGTGCCGCCGCGCAACGATCTTCCGCCGAGCAAGGATCCGCTCGTCAACGTGGCGGTCGAGACGTTGAAGAAGCTGCAGGGAGCTTCACAATATTACGATCGCGACAGCGACCCCGATATGGCCCAGGCCGGTCTCGTCGGCTTCCAGGAATTCATGGCGAAGCCAGATCGGCGCGACGCCATTCTTCAGCGCCTCGAGGGCACCCGCAAGCGCATCTACAAACTCTAG
- a CDS encoding ROK family protein — MKLKGDQSTARALNRRLILNLLRREGPRSRADIATITGLSPAAVTFVVSDLCEEGIVVEGQAVTGLTGRRPIPVQINYEHGLAVGFKLMTDSVECVATDLATNPVAAMRIPLAGREPDYVADLLANTVPEMVKLAGRPHAKLAGIGISMPGVINDEQTACVRSHRFKWDNVPLASLVATRANVPAWLEDDSNAYAIAQQLFGLGRQHHNMAVLAVGVGISCALVIEGKLYRGANGAAGKFGHTLYEENGRVCECGKRGCLMAYHSEVSILRRWREATGYGEDKGPAELRGALAAGDPAAVALVQHSGKSIGTALANLVNITDPEVIVAGGEAVSLGDHFLGPLRDALAARTFRTAPPLLPDWEDNSWARGAAALVTQKMFDFESSSGFTDIGRTYTGTQKSAG; from the coding sequence GTGAAGCTGAAGGGCGACCAGAGCACGGCAAGGGCGCTAAATCGACGCCTGATCCTTAATCTTTTGCGCAGAGAGGGGCCGAGAAGTCGCGCCGATATTGCAACAATTACAGGGCTAAGCCCCGCAGCCGTGACCTTCGTTGTCAGCGATCTGTGTGAGGAAGGCATCGTTGTGGAAGGCCAGGCCGTGACCGGCCTCACCGGCAGACGCCCGATCCCGGTGCAGATCAACTATGAGCATGGGCTCGCTGTCGGGTTCAAGCTGATGACGGATTCGGTCGAATGCGTTGCAACGGACCTTGCGACAAATCCCGTGGCGGCCATGCGGATACCCCTTGCCGGTCGCGAGCCCGACTATGTCGCCGACCTCTTGGCCAACACCGTTCCCGAAATGGTCAAGCTCGCCGGACGCCCGCATGCCAAGCTTGCGGGTATCGGTATCTCCATGCCCGGCGTCATCAATGATGAGCAGACCGCGTGTGTCCGCAGTCATCGCTTCAAGTGGGACAATGTTCCCCTCGCCTCGCTAGTGGCAACGCGCGCAAACGTCCCGGCCTGGCTGGAAGACGACTCCAACGCCTATGCCATTGCTCAGCAGCTTTTTGGATTGGGAAGACAACATCACAATATGGCCGTCCTCGCGGTGGGTGTCGGCATAAGCTGCGCGCTCGTCATCGAGGGAAAGCTCTACCGCGGCGCAAATGGTGCGGCCGGCAAGTTCGGTCATACGCTTTATGAAGAAAATGGTCGCGTATGCGAATGCGGCAAGCGTGGCTGTCTCATGGCATATCATTCCGAAGTGTCGATCTTGAGACGGTGGCGCGAGGCAACCGGGTATGGCGAGGATAAAGGCCCTGCCGAACTCCGCGGTGCGTTGGCTGCAGGCGACCCGGCGGCAGTCGCGCTTGTCCAACACTCCGGTAAAAGCATAGGAACAGCGCTCGCCAATCTCGTCAACATCACCGATCCGGAAGTCATCGTTGCTGGCGGCGAAGCTGTCTCGCTCGGCGACCATTTTCTCGGACCCCTACGAGATGCCCTGGCCGCAAGGACTTTCAGAACAGCACCTCCCCTACTTCCGGATTGGGAAGACAATTCCTGGGCCCGCGGCGCAGCCGCGCTGGTCACCCAAAAAATGTTCGATTTCGAATCGTCGAGCGGCTTTACCGACATTGGGCGGACTTATACCGGCACGCAGAAATCCGCCGGGTAG
- a CDS encoding TetR family transcriptional regulator produces the protein MRRTKEEAAETRREILRAAEALFLDNGYENVTLDEIATTAGVTRGAVHWHFKNKQGLLFAIRDKAQQPFKELAERIAEGHAPNPLELLAETISATFAELQHEPRKRGLLKVIMYLDMAFCEEVGSSADSFRHDMREHFVRIFHSMDAVKPLPPPWTADTAANALTAIIGGLVGEWALDRGDFQLVPCGQALIKMILAAWFPTH, from the coding sequence ATGAGACGTACAAAGGAGGAAGCCGCTGAAACCAGACGCGAGATATTGCGCGCGGCGGAAGCGTTGTTTCTCGACAACGGCTATGAAAATGTCACGCTGGACGAAATAGCAACGACAGCCGGGGTTACGCGCGGAGCAGTCCATTGGCACTTCAAGAACAAGCAAGGCCTGTTGTTTGCGATCCGCGACAAGGCGCAGCAGCCGTTTAAGGAACTTGCGGAGCGAATTGCAGAAGGACACGCGCCCAATCCACTGGAACTGCTGGCGGAGACGATTTCGGCGACGTTCGCAGAGCTTCAGCACGAGCCGCGTAAACGCGGGTTACTGAAAGTCATCATGTATCTCGACATGGCATTTTGTGAGGAGGTCGGAAGCAGTGCGGATTCTTTCAGGCATGACATGCGGGAGCATTTCGTAAGAATTTTTCATTCCATGGATGCCGTTAAGCCGTTGCCTCCCCCCTGGACGGCAGATACTGCGGCGAACGCTTTGACCGCGATCATTGGAGGGTTGGTCGGAGAATGGGCTCTCGATAGAGGCGATTTTCAATTGGTTCCCTGCGGCCAAGCTCTGATCAAAATGATCCTCGCCGCCTGGTTTCCGACGCATTGA
- a CDS encoding porin has translation MNLKSLLISSAASLAAVSGAHSADAIVAAEPEPLQYVRICDAYGTGYFFIPGTETCLKIGGQVRTEGEWYDAYSPTNKTGTLWHTRAELNLDTATDTEYGPLKTNMVLRWDWSEGNSTSTKLLFANISLGGFTVGKLDSQYNLYAGYAGDVINDDVVYDGPYELNQITYNYDAGNGFTAVISLEDSNSSGSDASYGASWWSDDKADHYAPDVVAGAGFKSGIWGVKVVGGYDSIVEEGAIKARVDADFGAFSAFLMGGWNTDGDKLNKYAGTNLDRSACPAGRPDLCGWGDWAVWGGVGVPINDKLKWNLQLAYTDSKIFAATTNVKWNPVKNLLIEPEISYTDWDSVDQDQWAGILRFQRSF, from the coding sequence ATGAATTTGAAAAGCCTTCTGATCAGTTCTGCTGCATCGCTTGCCGCAGTTTCCGGCGCGCATTCCGCGGATGCTATCGTCGCCGCCGAACCGGAGCCTCTTCAGTATGTTCGCATTTGCGACGCCTATGGCACGGGATATTTCTTTATTCCGGGTACCGAAACTTGCTTGAAGATCGGCGGCCAGGTTCGTACCGAAGGCGAATGGTATGATGCCTATAGCCCGACGAACAAGACCGGTACTTTGTGGCACACCCGCGCCGAGCTCAATCTCGACACCGCAACGGATACCGAATACGGCCCCCTGAAGACCAATATGGTTCTGCGTTGGGACTGGAGCGAAGGCAATTCGACGAGCACCAAGCTGCTGTTTGCCAATATCAGCCTCGGCGGCTTCACGGTCGGCAAGCTCGATTCGCAGTATAACCTCTACGCAGGTTATGCCGGCGACGTCATCAACGACGACGTGGTCTATGACGGCCCATACGAACTCAACCAGATCACCTACAACTACGATGCCGGCAACGGCTTCACGGCTGTGATCTCGCTCGAAGATTCCAACTCCAGTGGCTCGGACGCATCTTACGGCGCAAGCTGGTGGAGCGATGACAAGGCAGATCACTACGCTCCTGACGTCGTCGCCGGTGCTGGCTTCAAGTCCGGCATCTGGGGTGTCAAGGTCGTCGGTGGCTATGACTCGATTGTCGAAGAAGGTGCTATCAAGGCCCGCGTCGACGCCGACTTCGGTGCCTTCTCGGCCTTCTTGATGGGCGGCTGGAACACGGACGGCGACAAGCTGAACAAGTATGCCGGTACGAACCTGGATCGTTCCGCTTGCCCGGCAGGCCGTCCTGATCTTTGCGGCTGGGGCGATTGGGCCGTTTGGGGCGGCGTTGGCGTTCCGATCAACGACAAGCTCAAGTGGAACCTGCAGCTCGCCTATACCGACTCCAAGATCTTCGCCGCTACGACGAACGTCAAGTGGAACCCGGTCAAGAACCTGCTGATCGAACCTGAAATCTCCTACACCGATTGGGATTCGGTCGATCAAGACCAGTGGGCCGGTATCCTGCGCTTCCAGCGTAGTTTCTAA
- the folD gene encoding bifunctional methylenetetrahydrofolate dehydrogenase/methenyltetrahydrofolate cyclohydrolase FolD yields the protein MVEIIDGKQVAASVIDAVKTATAVLEKNTGVKTGLAVVIVGDDPASHTYVGAKGRMAKECGFTSIQHTLPAETTQGELAKLVQSLNEDASIHGILVQLPLPKHLNAEAIIQSIRPDKDVDGLHVVNAGKLATGDFATGLISCTPAGAMLLVRRIHGKDLSGLNAVVIGRSNLFGKPMAQLLLAANATVTTAHSRTKDLATVARGADILVAAVGRPEMVKADWVKPGATVIDVGINRIAAPERGEGRSRLVGDVAFAEASEVAAAITPVPGGVGPMTIAMLMANTAIAAHRAAGQTPPKF from the coding sequence ATGGTTGAGATCATCGATGGCAAGCAGGTGGCTGCTTCGGTAATTGATGCGGTGAAGACGGCGACCGCAGTATTGGAAAAGAACACGGGTGTGAAGACCGGCCTTGCGGTTGTCATCGTCGGTGATGATCCGGCGAGCCACACCTATGTCGGCGCCAAGGGCCGCATGGCCAAGGAATGCGGCTTTACCTCCATCCAGCACACGCTGCCGGCCGAGACGACTCAAGGTGAGCTCGCAAAGCTGGTTCAGTCCCTCAACGAGGATGCGTCCATCCACGGCATCCTGGTGCAACTGCCTTTGCCGAAGCATCTGAATGCCGAAGCGATCATCCAGTCGATCCGGCCGGACAAGGATGTCGATGGCCTGCATGTCGTCAATGCCGGCAAGCTGGCGACCGGCGATTTCGCCACCGGGCTGATCTCCTGCACGCCGGCCGGCGCCATGCTTTTGGTGCGCCGCATCCATGGCAAGGACCTGTCGGGATTGAATGCCGTCGTCATCGGCCGTTCCAACCTGTTCGGCAAGCCGATGGCGCAACTGCTGCTTGCTGCCAATGCGACGGTAACGACGGCGCATTCGCGGACGAAGGACTTGGCCACGGTGGCCCGCGGCGCCGATATTCTGGTGGCGGCCGTCGGCCGGCCGGAAATGGTGAAGGCGGATTGGGTGAAACCGGGTGCGACGGTGATCGATGTCGGCATCAACCGCATCGCCGCACCGGAACGCGGCGAGGGCAGGAGCCGCCTGGTCGGCGATGTCGCCTTTGCCGAAGCATCGGAAGTTGCCGCCGCCATCACCCCGGTTCCGGGCGGCGTCGGACCGATGACCATTGCCATGCTGATGGCCAATACCGCCATTGCCGCCCATCGTGCCGCCGGCCAGACGCCGCCGAAATTCTGA
- the purU gene encoding formyltetrahydrofolate deformylase, with translation MKQYVLRVSCKSTRGIVAAIANYLADQGCTLLDSSQFDDLDTGKFFMRVSFISEEGVNQQKLVEGFKPVAEKFEMDAEIYDAQKRMKVLLMVSRFGHCLNDLLYRWKIGALPIDIVGVVSNHFDYQKVVVNHDIPFHHIKVTKDNKPQAEAQLMELVEQTGTELIVLARYMQVLSDALCKKMSGKIINIHHSFLPSFKGANPYKQAYERGVKLIGATAHYVTGDLDEGPIIEQDTARITHAQSAEDYVSIGRDVESQVLARAIHAHIHYRTFLNGNRTIVFPASPGSYASERMG, from the coding sequence ATGAAACAATATGTTCTACGGGTATCCTGCAAATCGACGCGTGGGATCGTTGCGGCGATAGCGAATTATCTGGCCGATCAAGGCTGCACGCTGCTCGACTCCAGCCAGTTCGACGATCTCGATACCGGCAAGTTCTTCATGCGCGTCTCCTTCATCTCCGAGGAAGGCGTCAACCAGCAGAAGCTGGTCGAAGGCTTCAAGCCGGTCGCCGAGAAATTCGAGATGGATGCCGAGATCTATGATGCCCAGAAGCGCATGAAGGTGCTGTTGATGGTGTCGCGCTTCGGCCATTGCCTCAACGACCTGCTCTATCGCTGGAAGATCGGCGCACTGCCGATCGACATCGTCGGCGTCGTCTCCAACCATTTCGATTACCAGAAGGTGGTGGTCAACCACGACATCCCCTTCCACCACATCAAGGTGACGAAGGACAACAAGCCGCAGGCCGAAGCCCAGTTGATGGAGCTGGTCGAGCAGACCGGCACGGAGCTGATCGTGCTTGCCCGCTACATGCAGGTGCTGTCGGATGCGCTGTGCAAGAAGATGTCGGGCAAGATCATCAACATCCACCATTCCTTCCTGCCGAGCTTCAAGGGCGCCAATCCCTACAAGCAGGCCTATGAGCGCGGCGTCAAGCTGATCGGCGCGACGGCGCATTACGTCACCGGCGATCTCGACGAAGGTCCGATCATCGAGCAGGACACGGCCCGCATCACGCATGCGCAGTCGGCGGAAGACTATGTGTCGATCGGCCGCGATGTCGAAAGCCAGGTGCTGGCGCGGGCCATCCATGCCCATATCCATTACCGCACCTTCCTCAACGGCAACCGCACCATCGTCTTCCCGGCAAGCCCGGGAAGCTATGCCTCGGAGAGGATGGGGTAG
- a CDS encoding 3-methyl-2-oxobutanoate hydroxymethyltransferase, protein MKKHNRATVADLLALKGQRQLTMLRVTSLEEAEAAEKAGIDMLSVPPALLGPAFREAAPSPFAIPGLEYGDYVSAEEYMREAFKALKAGGDAVYCAAGLQTIRRMRDEGIPVCGHLGLIPSKATWTGGFRAVGKTAASAFEIWRQTKALEEAGAFAAEIEVVPGDVAAAISRATSMLMISMGAGSGCDAQYLFADDVLGSNRGHRPRHAKVYRDFAAEYDRLQNERTAAFKEFAEDVRSGAYPAKGHLVAIDEGELQTFLRLLAEGDGR, encoded by the coding sequence ATGAAGAAACATAATCGTGCAACGGTCGCCGATCTCCTGGCGCTCAAAGGACAGCGGCAGCTCACCATGTTGCGCGTCACCTCGCTGGAGGAAGCCGAAGCAGCGGAAAAGGCCGGTATCGACATGCTGTCAGTGCCGCCGGCGCTGCTGGGTCCGGCATTCCGCGAAGCTGCCCCGAGCCCCTTTGCCATTCCTGGGCTCGAATATGGCGATTACGTCTCGGCGGAAGAGTACATGCGCGAGGCATTTAAGGCATTGAAGGCCGGCGGCGATGCCGTTTATTGCGCCGCCGGGCTGCAAACGATCCGGCGGATGCGGGACGAAGGCATTCCGGTCTGCGGCCATCTCGGCCTTATTCCATCCAAGGCGACCTGGACGGGTGGCTTTCGCGCTGTCGGCAAGACCGCTGCAAGCGCCTTCGAGATCTGGCGCCAGACCAAGGCGCTGGAAGAGGCCGGCGCCTTTGCCGCCGAGATCGAGGTGGTGCCTGGCGATGTCGCCGCCGCGATCAGCAGGGCAACGTCGATGCTGATGATTTCCATGGGCGCTGGAAGCGGATGCGATGCTCAGTACCTATTTGCCGACGACGTGCTTGGCAGCAATCGCGGGCACCGGCCGCGTCATGCCAAGGTGTACCGCGATTTTGCCGCCGAATATGATCGGCTGCAGAATGAACGCACCGCCGCATTCAAGGAATTTGCCGAGGACGTTCGCTCGGGCGCCTATCCGGCAAAGGGGCATCTCGTCGCAATCGACGAAGGGGAACTGCAGACGTTTCTCCGGCTGCTTGCCGAAGGTGATGGCCGATAG